One Natrinema longum genomic window carries:
- a CDS encoding IS5 family transposase has translation MTQISRFTERCVSIAQRVTGERGESAAPTGGGGFADYALISLHCLRIYLDTSYRMTIDLLKEMPQITGEIGLDVADLPAPSTLCKAFDRIEMGVCRVLLRQSAQLHDTSEHAAIDATFYERDRASRHYCHRTNYRVQTLKVTKLVDTATQAVLDLHCSTTLEGSDADLAEQIARRNAGDLRSLAADKGYDKQALRDQLRKLDIRPLIKHRIFAPYDHAHNARIDDDRYAQRSMTETVNSAIKRSLGYAVRARTWYREFREITLMCVVYNIKRAVKQ, from the coding sequence ATGACACAAATCTCCCGCTTCACCGAGCGTTGCGTCTCGATTGCACAAAGAGTTACGGGTGAACGAGGCGAATCCGCTGCCCCAACTGGTGGCGGCGGATTCGCCGACTATGCCCTCATTTCGCTGCATTGCCTCCGGATTTACCTCGATACGTCCTACCGGATGACGATCGATCTGTTGAAGGAAATGCCGCAAATAACAGGGGAGATCGGCCTTGACGTGGCCGATCTCCCCGCTCCATCTACGCTGTGTAAGGCGTTTGATCGGATCGAAATGGGTGTCTGTCGAGTGCTACTGCGCCAGTCGGCGCAGTTGCACGACACCTCTGAACACGCTGCTATCGACGCAACATTCTACGAACGTGATCGTGCGAGCCGCCACTACTGCCACCGAACAAATTACCGCGTTCAAACGCTCAAAGTCACAAAACTCGTCGATACAGCAACGCAAGCTGTTCTCGATCTTCACTGCTCGACGACGTTAGAAGGAAGCGACGCAGACCTCGCCGAGCAGATCGCCCGCCGGAACGCGGGCGATCTGCGATCCCTTGCCGCTGACAAGGGCTACGATAAGCAAGCGCTCCGCGACCAGCTCCGCAAACTCGACATTCGCCCGCTGATCAAACACCGGATCTTCGCTCCCTACGATCACGCTCACAACGCCCGTATTGACGACGATCGGTACGCTCAGCGGTCAATGACTGAAACAGTGAACTCCGCAATCAAGCGCTCGCTCGGCTACGCCGTGCGAGCGCGTACTTGGTATCGAGAGTTCCGTGAAATTACCCTGATGTGTGTCGTCTATAACATCAAGCGGGCCGTCAAACAGTGA
- a CDS encoding Eco57I restriction-modification methylase domain-containing protein, giving the protein MVADYTVSLRDYDTDSTRLLIEAEPVNKDLDSREHGIGQVRDWLSQREFESDFGFATDGLRWAFVRYDPDSYSHNVIEEVDLQPVFLALFENQVGTRDPVEEAVFDADRERVARLLRTFEFGNFVSIAVEARQVIKRTQEEITDEFYDDYIRYVFGIVDENEETPRSLIGDGVVKPDGATEDDARLFAVELMNRLVFIKFLEDKELVDPDLLLTLKDTYEDGMYTGSLYDEFVKPLFYDVMNEKPDQRPSTVQNIDVFEDIPYLNGGLFRPSLGDDEFDEEDFDVRNSVLKSIIDLLERYSFSAGGSPTDLDPSVLGNVFEKTINYITSDNADNNKELGAYYTPSEITRFSAEETVRPALLDRFGRVLVEERGWPEPEVENYDSVYSLIEDLPGNWSLISTLLAEVDEFRVVDPACGSGHFLTSVLEEIVNVRKALYAQNENYPQEYRLKKTTVLNNIYGVDLMGSAVEIGKLRLWLSIISELDEDVVDDLDDDELALPNIVFNLREGNSLIGYTGFPETTDDGEYTLGSFTEDSVRDRYQGIIDEIENHEQALDTEVAEEHRQKAFEKLREAREDLIDDIHRDFQEAGVDEITPQEVAEMNPFNWVLEFAEVYAEGGFDVVVGNPPWDRLKPLRDDYFARYYPTFRTLPPDEKDQKQEELLNDDRIAEGWNEYLENMEKRSEYFKNSSEYSLQRPEIDGRVKPNPNDLSALFLERVFNIADSSSHIAQVLPGAVFNGASCKDLRSHLLDNTRLKALPIFENHGIFDQIHGQYKFGVPVFENQGSTDDVTGIYQEGNVEILQTFERDAIDIPKKVLESYSPEARIFPYIESEEKLEVIKTLIEKPPLGDKTASNWYMEPYQGLRRTSDSDRFVDESEGEYPVYGGSNIYQFSYNNKFFEDIDSPEFWSVEEETNPEKSAKQRMREKTVGDLKKAIYEEFDGSGSQKSFVNNLLEEHRGRSLSKKDVLLDSTEARIVLRDITNSTNERTLISTVLPEGIVCHNTLRTVRNYQIEPFEEGLTEDPLHSFYQRIFTDKELFVGVGLLNSLPFDYLIRTKVDTHIVTYKFKETQMPHLSEGDEWFDYIWKRAARLNCYGEQFEEIRDRLGGIDPATDMDERREVQAELDAAAFHAYGLDRDQTEFVLDDFHRVQNPRLMDEDYFETVLEKYDELS; this is encoded by the coding sequence ATGGTCGCGGACTACACTGTCTCCCTACGCGACTACGATACCGATTCGACTCGGCTCCTTATCGAAGCCGAGCCGGTCAACAAGGATCTGGACAGCCGTGAACACGGTATCGGACAGGTTCGTGACTGGTTGAGTCAGCGCGAGTTCGAGTCCGACTTTGGATTCGCTACCGATGGTCTTCGGTGGGCGTTCGTCCGGTACGATCCTGATTCGTACAGCCACAACGTTATCGAAGAAGTAGACCTTCAGCCTGTCTTTCTCGCGCTCTTCGAGAATCAGGTCGGGACGCGGGACCCCGTCGAGGAAGCCGTCTTCGACGCTGATCGAGAACGAGTCGCTCGGCTTCTACGTACCTTCGAGTTCGGGAACTTCGTTTCCATCGCTGTCGAGGCTCGGCAGGTAATCAAGCGGACTCAAGAGGAAATCACTGACGAGTTCTACGACGACTACATTCGCTACGTCTTCGGGATCGTAGACGAGAACGAAGAGACGCCGCGCTCGCTGATTGGCGATGGCGTGGTCAAACCCGACGGTGCCACCGAAGACGACGCTCGATTGTTCGCCGTCGAGTTGATGAATCGTCTCGTGTTCATCAAGTTCCTCGAAGACAAGGAACTCGTTGACCCCGATCTTCTGCTGACGCTCAAGGATACCTACGAGGACGGGATGTACACCGGGTCGCTCTACGACGAGTTCGTCAAGCCGCTGTTCTACGACGTGATGAACGAGAAGCCCGACCAGCGGCCCTCGACGGTCCAAAACATCGACGTTTTCGAGGACATTCCGTACCTTAACGGTGGGCTGTTCCGTCCGTCTCTTGGCGACGACGAGTTCGATGAAGAGGACTTCGACGTGCGGAACTCGGTACTGAAATCCATCATCGACCTGCTGGAACGCTACAGTTTCTCCGCAGGTGGCTCTCCGACCGATCTTGACCCGAGTGTCCTCGGGAACGTCTTCGAGAAGACTATCAACTACATCACCAGCGACAACGCGGACAACAACAAGGAACTCGGAGCCTACTACACACCGAGCGAAATAACACGATTCAGCGCCGAAGAGACGGTTCGACCGGCGCTTCTGGATCGCTTCGGTCGCGTGCTGGTCGAAGAGCGTGGGTGGCCCGAGCCGGAAGTCGAGAACTATGATTCGGTGTATTCGCTCATTGAGGATCTGCCGGGCAACTGGAGCCTGATTAGTACCCTTCTCGCAGAGGTAGACGAGTTCCGTGTCGTGGACCCTGCCTGCGGGAGTGGACACTTCCTCACGTCGGTCCTCGAAGAAATCGTCAACGTCCGCAAGGCGTTGTACGCACAGAACGAGAACTACCCACAGGAGTACCGGCTGAAGAAGACGACGGTACTGAACAACATCTACGGTGTGGACCTGATGGGATCTGCCGTCGAAATCGGGAAACTCCGGCTGTGGCTTTCCATCATTTCCGAGTTAGACGAGGATGTAGTGGACGATCTTGACGACGACGAGCTTGCTCTACCAAACATCGTCTTCAACCTGCGGGAAGGGAACAGCCTCATTGGCTACACTGGCTTCCCCGAGACGACTGACGACGGAGAATACACACTCGGGAGTTTCACCGAAGACAGTGTTCGGGACCGGTATCAGGGGATCATAGACGAAATCGAAAACCACGAACAAGCGCTGGACACCGAAGTTGCCGAAGAACACCGACAGAAGGCATTCGAGAAACTACGCGAGGCCCGTGAAGACCTGATAGATGACATTCACCGTGATTTCCAAGAAGCGGGTGTGGACGAAATCACTCCACAGGAGGTCGCGGAGATGAACCCCTTCAATTGGGTGTTGGAGTTTGCAGAGGTATATGCTGAAGGCGGATTTGATGTGGTTGTCGGGAATCCTCCGTGGGACCGACTGAAACCTCTTCGAGATGATTATTTCGCACGGTATTACCCTACTTTCCGAACTCTGCCACCAGATGAGAAAGACCAGAAGCAGGAAGAGTTATTGAATGATGATAGGATTGCGGAGGGATGGAATGAATATCTTGAGAACATGGAAAAAAGATCGGAATACTTCAAAAATAGTTCCGAGTATTCACTTCAGAGGCCAGAGATTGACGGCCGGGTGAAGCCAAATCCGAATGATCTCTCGGCATTATTTTTAGAACGGGTTTTCAATATTGCAGACAGTAGTTCACATATAGCACAGGTTCTCCCCGGCGCAGTGTTCAACGGAGCATCATGCAAAGACTTACGGAGTCATCTCCTTGACAACACACGACTCAAAGCGTTACCCATCTTCGAGAATCACGGTATCTTTGACCAGATTCATGGACAATACAAATTTGGAGTTCCCGTCTTTGAGAATCAAGGTTCAACTGATGACGTAACCGGAATCTATCAGGAGGGGAATGTTGAGATACTCCAGACATTTGAGAGAGACGCGATCGACATTCCGAAGAAAGTTCTCGAATCATATTCACCGGAAGCTCGTATCTTCCCATATATCGAGTCAGAGGAGAAATTGGAAGTTATCAAGACCCTAATTGAAAAACCGCCTTTAGGAGATAAGACTGCCTCAAATTGGTATATGGAGCCGTATCAAGGGCTTCGTCGGACAAGCGATTCTGACAGATTTGTTGATGAATCAGAGGGCGAATATCCCGTCTACGGTGGTAGCAATATATATCAATTCTCATATAATAATAAATTCTTTGAAGATATAGATTCACCTGAATTCTGGAGCGTTGAAGAGGAGACTAACCCGGAAAAGAGCGCCAAGCAACGTATGCGTGAAAAGACAGTAGGGGACCTAAAGAAAGCTATTTATGAAGAATTTGATGGATCTGGTTCGCAGAAAAGCTTTGTCAATAACTTACTGGAAGAACATCGTGGAAGATCCTTGAGTAAAAAAGACGTTCTCCTTGATAGTACAGAAGCTCGAATTGTATTGCGAGATATTACAAATTCCACAAACGAGCGGACACTCATTTCTACAGTTCTTCCTGAAGGAATTGTCTGTCATAATACCCTCCGAACAGTTCGCAATTATCAGATTGAACCCTTTGAGGAAGGACTAACAGAAGATCCATTACACAGCTTCTACCAGCGGATATTCACAGATAAAGAGCTATTTGTCGGGGTTGGTCTGCTTAATTCTCTTCCCTTTGACTATCTTATCCGAACCAAGGTGGACACCCATATTGTCACCTACAAGTTTAAAGAAACGCAAATGCCTCACCTTTCAGAGGGGGATGAGTGGTTTGACTATATCTGGAAGCGAGCCGCTCGACTCAACTGCTACGGTGAGCAGTTCGAGGAAATTCGCGACCGGCTCGGTGGTATCGACCCGGCAACTGACATGGACGAACGGCGGGAAGTTCAAGCTGAACTCGACGCCGCCGCGTTCCATGCCTATGGACTCGACCGCGACCAGACCGAGTTCGTCCTCGACGACTTCCACCGAGTACAGAACCCGCGCCTGATGGACGAAGATTACTTCGAGACAGTCTTGGAGAAGTACGACGAGTTGTCGTAA